A stretch of the Panicum virgatum strain AP13 chromosome 9N, P.virgatum_v5, whole genome shotgun sequence genome encodes the following:
- the LOC120691724 gene encoding serine carboxypeptidase-like 2 isoform X1, producing MARARFPGELCCCIFFSLLCCSYASPSRRPLISNSSGGVITHLPGFQGPLPFHLQTGYVEVDKTNGVRLFYYFTRSERSPADDPLMLWLTGGPGCSVLTGLAYEIGPLSFDVNGYVDGLPKLVYNKHSWTKVCNIIFLDSPVGAGFSYSNTLQGYISSDTKAIDQILIFLQKVTSPWFDEHPQFKSNPLYIAGDSYSGKIVPAVASEIARGKEGGREPNFNLKGYLVGNPVTDYNFDDPSRIPFAHGMGIISDEIYESYKKSCSVGDSSHQSIECMNSLHSIQECLKGICPNHVLEPLCAFASPHARKMETKPKLNSGTREMLQLQEYTADAELHLSEISLQCRTAGYIMSSIWANNASVREALGIHKGTVPSWSRCNYYIPYTSDIPTTVKYHLDVTTKGYRSLVYSGDHDMVIPYIGTQAWIKTLNFSIVDRWRPWFVDRQVAGFTRSYSNNLTFATVKGGGHTAPEYMPSQCFAMFARWVSGDPL from the exons ATGGCACGAGCAAGGTTCCCTGGAGAACTCTGCTGCTGCATCTTCTTCTCCCTGCTCTGCTGCTCCTACGCTTCCCCGTCGCGGCGCCCTCTCATCTCCaacagcagcggcggcgtcatCACGCATCTCCCTGGCTTCCAGGGGCCCCTCCCCTTCCACCTTCAGACGGG GTACGTGGAGGTGGACAAGACCAATGGCGTTCGCCTCTTCTACTACTTCACCCGCTCCGAGCGCAGCCCGGCCGACGACCCTCTCATGCTCTGGCTCACCGGCGGCCCCGGCTGCTCCGTCCTCACCGGCCTCGCCTACGAGATCG GCCCTCTGAGTTTCGATGTTAACGGTTATGTGGACGGCTTGCCTAAGTTGGTGTACAATAAACATTCATGGACCAAG GTGTGCAATATCATTTTTCTTGATTCTCCGGTTGGTGCTGGATTTTCATATTCGAACACGTTGCAAGGATACATTTCAAGTGATACCAAAGCAATCGACCAAATTCTCATCTTCCTCCAAAAGGTCACATCTCCG TGGTTCGATGAGCATCCACAGTTCAAGTCAAATCCTCTTTACATCGCCGGTGATTCGTACTCTGGCAAGATAGTGCCAGCTGTCGCGTCTGAAATTGCCAGAG GTAAAGAAGGTGGCCGTGAACCAAATTTCAATCTGAAG GGCTACCTCGTAGGCAATCCAGTCACAGATTATAACTTTGATGATCCATCCAGAATTCCTTTTGCTCACGGGATGGGTATCATATCGGACGAAATATACGAG TCATACAAGAAGAGCTGCAGTGTTGGCGACAGCAGCCACCAAAGCATCGAGTGCATGAACAGCCTTCACTCCATACAAGAG TGCCTCAAAGGCATATGCCCGAACCATGTTCTGGAGCCCCTCTGCGCTTTTGCAAGTCCGCATGCTCGCAAGATGGAGACGAAGCCAAAACTAAATTCAGGCACGAGGGAGATGCTCCAACTCCAGGAGTATACTGCAGATGCAGAGCTTCACTTGTCTGAGATTTCATTGCAATGCAGA ACTGCAGGATACATAATGTCCAGCATATGGGCGAACAATGCCTCAGTAAGAGAGGCTCTTGGTATTCACAAG GGAACGGTTCCTTCATGGTCAAGATGCAACTACTACATACCTTATACTAGTGATATTCCAACTACGGTGAAGTACCATCTGGATGTGACCACTAAAGGCTACAGGAGCCTTGTTTACAGTGGTGACCATGACATGGTTATACCTTATATTGGAACGCAAGCCTGGATTAAGACCCTTAATTTCTCTATTGTGGATCgctggaggccatggtttgtcGATAGGCAAGTTGCAGG ATTTACAAGATCATACTCTAATAACCTTACATTTGCAACTGTAAAG GGTGGTGGTCATACTGCTCCGGAGTACATGCCAAGCCAGTGTTTTGCTATGTTTGCAAGGTGGGTTTCTGGTGACCCCCTTTGA
- the LOC120691724 gene encoding serine carboxypeptidase-like 2 isoform X2: MARARFPGELCCCIFFSLLCCSYASPSRRPLISNSSGGVITHLPGFQGPLPFHLQTGYVEVDKTNGVRLFYYFTRSERSPADDPLMLWLTGGPGCSVLTGLAYEIGPLSFDVNGYVDGLPKLVYNKHSWTKVCNIIFLDSPVGAGFSYSNTLQGYISSDTKAIDQILIFLQKWFDEHPQFKSNPLYIAGDSYSGKIVPAVASEIARGKEGGREPNFNLKGYLVGNPVTDYNFDDPSRIPFAHGMGIISDEIYESYKKSCSVGDSSHQSIECMNSLHSIQECLKGICPNHVLEPLCAFASPHARKMETKPKLNSGTREMLQLQEYTADAELHLSEISLQCRTAGYIMSSIWANNASVREALGIHKGTVPSWSRCNYYIPYTSDIPTTVKYHLDVTTKGYRSLVYSGDHDMVIPYIGTQAWIKTLNFSIVDRWRPWFVDRQVAGFTRSYSNNLTFATVKGGGHTAPEYMPSQCFAMFARWVSGDPL, from the exons ATGGCACGAGCAAGGTTCCCTGGAGAACTCTGCTGCTGCATCTTCTTCTCCCTGCTCTGCTGCTCCTACGCTTCCCCGTCGCGGCGCCCTCTCATCTCCaacagcagcggcggcgtcatCACGCATCTCCCTGGCTTCCAGGGGCCCCTCCCCTTCCACCTTCAGACGGG GTACGTGGAGGTGGACAAGACCAATGGCGTTCGCCTCTTCTACTACTTCACCCGCTCCGAGCGCAGCCCGGCCGACGACCCTCTCATGCTCTGGCTCACCGGCGGCCCCGGCTGCTCCGTCCTCACCGGCCTCGCCTACGAGATCG GCCCTCTGAGTTTCGATGTTAACGGTTATGTGGACGGCTTGCCTAAGTTGGTGTACAATAAACATTCATGGACCAAG GTGTGCAATATCATTTTTCTTGATTCTCCGGTTGGTGCTGGATTTTCATATTCGAACACGTTGCAAGGATACATTTCAAGTGATACCAAAGCAATCGACCAAATTCTCATCTTCCTCCAAAAG TGGTTCGATGAGCATCCACAGTTCAAGTCAAATCCTCTTTACATCGCCGGTGATTCGTACTCTGGCAAGATAGTGCCAGCTGTCGCGTCTGAAATTGCCAGAG GTAAAGAAGGTGGCCGTGAACCAAATTTCAATCTGAAG GGCTACCTCGTAGGCAATCCAGTCACAGATTATAACTTTGATGATCCATCCAGAATTCCTTTTGCTCACGGGATGGGTATCATATCGGACGAAATATACGAG TCATACAAGAAGAGCTGCAGTGTTGGCGACAGCAGCCACCAAAGCATCGAGTGCATGAACAGCCTTCACTCCATACAAGAG TGCCTCAAAGGCATATGCCCGAACCATGTTCTGGAGCCCCTCTGCGCTTTTGCAAGTCCGCATGCTCGCAAGATGGAGACGAAGCCAAAACTAAATTCAGGCACGAGGGAGATGCTCCAACTCCAGGAGTATACTGCAGATGCAGAGCTTCACTTGTCTGAGATTTCATTGCAATGCAGA ACTGCAGGATACATAATGTCCAGCATATGGGCGAACAATGCCTCAGTAAGAGAGGCTCTTGGTATTCACAAG GGAACGGTTCCTTCATGGTCAAGATGCAACTACTACATACCTTATACTAGTGATATTCCAACTACGGTGAAGTACCATCTGGATGTGACCACTAAAGGCTACAGGAGCCTTGTTTACAGTGGTGACCATGACATGGTTATACCTTATATTGGAACGCAAGCCTGGATTAAGACCCTTAATTTCTCTATTGTGGATCgctggaggccatggtttgtcGATAGGCAAGTTGCAGG ATTTACAAGATCATACTCTAATAACCTTACATTTGCAACTGTAAAG GGTGGTGGTCATACTGCTCCGGAGTACATGCCAAGCCAGTGTTTTGCTATGTTTGCAAGGTGGGTTTCTGGTGACCCCCTTTGA
- the LOC120691724 gene encoding serine carboxypeptidase-like 18 isoform X3, whose protein sequence is MAFASSTTSPAPSAARPTTLSCSGSPAAPAAPSSPASPTRSVCTCRLQLVVDHQEQKAPCSAVRCTRGHPLVSPIGPLSFDVNGYVDGLPKLVYNKHSWTKVCNIIFLDSPVGAGFSYSNTLQGYISSDTKAIDQILIFLQKVTSPWFDEHPQFKSNPLYIAGDSYSGKIVPAVASEIARGKEGGREPNFNLKGYLVGNPVTDYNFDDPSRIPFAHGMGIISDEIYESYKKSCSVGDSSHQSIECMNSLHSIQECLKGICPNHVLEPLCAFASPHARKMETKPKLNSGTREMLQLQEYTADAELHLSEISLQCRTAGYIMSSIWANNASVREALGIHKGTVPSWSRCNYYIPYTSDIPTTVKYHLDVTTKGYRSLVYSGDHDMVIPYIGTQAWIKTLNFSIVDRWRPWFVDRQVAGFTRSYSNNLTFATVKGGGHTAPEYMPSQCFAMFARWVSGDPL, encoded by the exons ATGGCGTTCGCCTCTTCTACTACTTCACCCGCTCCGAGCGCAGCCCGGCCGACGACCCTCTCATGCTCTGGCTCACCGGCGGCCCCGGCTGCTCCGTCCTCACCGGCCTCGCCTACGAGATCGGTATgcacctgcaggctgcagctagTGGTCGATCATCAGGAACAGAAAGCGCCATGCTCTGCCGTTCGATGCACACGAGGGCATCCCCTTGTTTCTCCAATAG GCCCTCTGAGTTTCGATGTTAACGGTTATGTGGACGGCTTGCCTAAGTTGGTGTACAATAAACATTCATGGACCAAG GTGTGCAATATCATTTTTCTTGATTCTCCGGTTGGTGCTGGATTTTCATATTCGAACACGTTGCAAGGATACATTTCAAGTGATACCAAAGCAATCGACCAAATTCTCATCTTCCTCCAAAAGGTCACATCTCCG TGGTTCGATGAGCATCCACAGTTCAAGTCAAATCCTCTTTACATCGCCGGTGATTCGTACTCTGGCAAGATAGTGCCAGCTGTCGCGTCTGAAATTGCCAGAG GTAAAGAAGGTGGCCGTGAACCAAATTTCAATCTGAAG GGCTACCTCGTAGGCAATCCAGTCACAGATTATAACTTTGATGATCCATCCAGAATTCCTTTTGCTCACGGGATGGGTATCATATCGGACGAAATATACGAG TCATACAAGAAGAGCTGCAGTGTTGGCGACAGCAGCCACCAAAGCATCGAGTGCATGAACAGCCTTCACTCCATACAAGAG TGCCTCAAAGGCATATGCCCGAACCATGTTCTGGAGCCCCTCTGCGCTTTTGCAAGTCCGCATGCTCGCAAGATGGAGACGAAGCCAAAACTAAATTCAGGCACGAGGGAGATGCTCCAACTCCAGGAGTATACTGCAGATGCAGAGCTTCACTTGTCTGAGATTTCATTGCAATGCAGA ACTGCAGGATACATAATGTCCAGCATATGGGCGAACAATGCCTCAGTAAGAGAGGCTCTTGGTATTCACAAG GGAACGGTTCCTTCATGGTCAAGATGCAACTACTACATACCTTATACTAGTGATATTCCAACTACGGTGAAGTACCATCTGGATGTGACCACTAAAGGCTACAGGAGCCTTGTTTACAGTGGTGACCATGACATGGTTATACCTTATATTGGAACGCAAGCCTGGATTAAGACCCTTAATTTCTCTATTGTGGATCgctggaggccatggtttgtcGATAGGCAAGTTGCAGG ATTTACAAGATCATACTCTAATAACCTTACATTTGCAACTGTAAAG GGTGGTGGTCATACTGCTCCGGAGTACATGCCAAGCCAGTGTTTTGCTATGTTTGCAAGGTGGGTTTCTGGTGACCCCCTTTGA